A single genomic interval of Pseudorca crassidens isolate mPseCra1 chromosome 19, mPseCra1.hap1, whole genome shotgun sequence harbors:
- the SNX11 gene encoding sorting nexin-11, translating into MGFWCRMLENQEQEEVITVRVQDPRVQNEGSWNSYVDYKIFLHTNSKAFTAKTSCVRRRYREFVWLRKQLQRNAGLVPVPELPGKSTFFGSSDEFIEKRRQGLQHFLEKVLQSVVLLSDSQLHLFLQSQLSVPEIEACVQGRSPMSVSDAILRYAMSNCGWAQEERRGSTHLAKGDQPKSCCFLPRSGRRSSLSPPPGEEKDSFEVWAPAVDSEAPSLESPPLPPPSFPSCCGFVRPDEGISAPQPVRRAVGGDRAVRLDPGQLETTVLEK; encoded by the exons ATGGGCTTTTGGTGTAGAATGTTGGAGAACCAAGAGCAGGAG GAGGTGATCACTGTGCGTGTTCAGGACCCCCGCGTGCAGAATGAGGGCTCCTGGAATTCTTACGTGGATTATAAGATATTCCTTCAT ACCAACAGCAAGGCTTTTACTGCTAAGACATCCTGTGTGCGTCGCCGCTACCGAGAGTTTGTGTGGCTGAGAAAGCAGCTACAGAGAAACGCTGGTTTAGT GCCTGTACCTGAACTTCCTGGGAAGTCAACCTTCTTTGGCAGCTCAGATGAATTCATTGAGAAGCGACGACAAGGTCTGCAGCACTTTCTCGAAAA GGTCCTGCAGAGTGTGGTCCTCCTGTCAGACAGCCAGTTACACCTCTTCCTGCAAAGCCAGCTCTCGGTGCCTGAGATAGAAGCCTGTGTCCAGGGCCGAAGCCCCATGTCCGTTTCCGATGCCATTCTTCGCTATGCTATGTCAAACTGTGGCTGGGCCCAGGAAGAGAGGCGGGGCTCCACTCACCTGGCTAAAGGAGACCAGCCTAAGAG TTGCTGCTTTCTCCCAAGATCGGGCAGGAGGAGCTCTCTCTCACCGCCTCCCGGGGAAGAAAAGGACAGTTTCGAGGTGTGGGCTCCTGCTGTTGACTCTGAGGCTCCTTCCTTGGAGAgcccccctctcccacctccctcctttcCGTCATGCTGTGGTTTTGTAAGACCTGATGAGGGAATCTCTGCTCCTCAGCCTGTGAGGAGGGCCGTGGGAGGGGACCGTGCAGTGCGTTTGGATCCTGGTCAGTTGGAAACAACAGTTTTGGAAAAGTGA